A window of Rhododendron vialii isolate Sample 1 chromosome 11a, ASM3025357v1 contains these coding sequences:
- the LOC131306382 gene encoding uncharacterized protein LOC131306382 — protein MSVNGVDEGGELRNTCSSNKIKVDPSKPASLTWQRKVNSEGNVPSEFSLGAKEIIQMAPIGFRLWRHVREEATKGREAFISPFEKRNVTSCHGVPLGGMGAGSIERNYRGEFQRLQLFPRICEYKPILANQFSVFVSRSKVEKYSTVLCPGSPEVLKECSASGIGSWDWNLKGHSSTYHALYPRAWTVYEGEPDPLLKIVCRQISPFIPHNYKESSFPVGVFTYTLFNLGKTAADVTLLFTWANSVGGVSGMSGHHYNSKIRMKDGVHGVLLHHKTANGQSPITFAIAAEEANGVHVSECPCFVIHGNSQGITAKSMWREIKEHGSFDHLDSAETSMPSEAGTTIGAAIAASLTIPPDAVRTVTFSLAWDCPDVNFTSERTYHRRYTKFYGTHGDAAANIAHDAILEHNTWESHIEAWQKPILEDKRLPEWYPVTLFNELYYLNSGGTVWTDGLPPVHTLASIIGRKFSLDMNSSEVNNAMSHQNDTATDILWRMTSTLEEINNPVTSNSAFGTYLLQKGEENIGQFLYLEGIEYHMWNTYDVHFYSSFALLILFPKLELSIQRDFAAAVMMHDPKRMSLLHNGKWVPRKVLGAVPHDIGLNDPWFEVNAYSLYNTDRWKDLNPKFVLQVYRDVVATGDKNFAQAVWPSVYVAIAFMEQFDRDGDGMIENDGFPDQTYDTWSVSGVSAYCGGLWVAALQAASAMAHEVGDKGAEDYFWFKFQKAKIVYQKLWNGSYFNYDSSGGSSSSSIQADQLAGQWYARACGLSPIVDEDKAKRALEKVYNFNVLKVKDGRRGAVNGMLPSGEVDMSSMQSREIWSGVTYAVSASMIHEDMVELGFQTAGGVHEAAWSEEGLGYSFQTPEGWNTDDQYRSLCYMRPLAIWAMQWALSRPKHNLKRETKPDMKDDSFSRQHAGFMRLARLLKLPEEEGSRSLLQVVFDYTSKKIGI, from the exons ATGTCGGTGAATGGTGTTGATGAAGGAGGAGAGTTGCGTAATACTTGTAGCAGCAATAAG ATTAAGGTTGACCCTTCAAAGCCTGCATCTCTGACTTGGCAGCGAAAAGTAAATAGCGAGGGAAATGTTCCTTCTGAGTTTTCTTTAGGTGCCAAGGAGATTATTCAGATG GCTCCAATAGGTTTTAGATTATGGCGACATGTCCGAGAAGAAGCCACCAAAGGAAGG GAGGCATTTATATCCCCCTTTGAGAAGCGTAATGTGACATCCTGTCATGGCGTTCCACTAGGTGGTATGGG TGCAGGAAGCATTGAAAGAAACTACAGAGGTGAATTTCAACGCTTGCAACTGTTCCCCAGAATATGTGAATACAAACCCATTTTAGCAAATCAATTTTCT GTTTTTGTGTCCCGTTCAAAAGTTGAAAAGTATTCTACTGTACTCTGCCCAGGGAGCCCTGAAGTGTTAAA GGAATGTTCAGCATCCGGGATTGGATCTTGGGATTGGAACCTGAAGGGTCACAGTTCTACATATCATGCATTGTATCCTAGGGCTTGGACTGTATATGAAG GTGAACCTGATCCGTTGCTTAAGATAGTTTGTCGTCAGATTTCTCCGTTTATACCCCATAATTATAAGGAGAGCAGCTTCCCTGTAGGAGTTTTTACTTATACG CTGTTTAATTTGGGAAAGACTGCTGCAGATGTCACCCTCCTTTTCACATGGGCA AATTCTGTTGGTGGGGTTTCTGGAATGTCTGGGCATCACTACAATTCGAAGATCAG GATGAAGGATGGTGTTCATGGTGTGCTCCTACATCACAA GACTGCAAATGGACAATCTCCTATTACTTTTGCAATTGCTGCAGAAGAGGCCAATGGTGTTCATGTGTCAGAGTGCCCTTGCTTTGTGATACATGGAAACTCCCAGGGTATTACAGCAAAAAGCATGTGGCGTGAAAttaaagag CATGGATCCTTTGATCACCTTGATTCCGCTGAAACATCAATGCCTTCAGAAGCTGGAACAACGATTGGAGCGGCCATTGCCGCTTCTCTTACAATTCCACCAGATGCAGTTCGTACAGTTACATTTTCATTGGCATGGGACTGCCCAGATGTAAACTTCACGAGTGAAAGAACTTATCACAG GCGTTATACCAAATTTTACGGTACCCATGGTGATGCTGCAGCAAATATTGCACATGATGCTATTCTTG AGCACAACACCTGGGAATCCCATATAGAAGCATGGCAAAAGCCTATTCTCGAAGACAAGAGACTTCCTGAATG GTATCCGGTCACTCTTTTCAATGAACTCTACTATCTTAACTCAGGAGGAACAGTTTGGACCG ATGGATTGCCCCCAGTCCATACTTTAGCAAGCATTATCGGAAGAAAGTTTTCCCTGGATATGAACAGTTCAGAAGTTAATAATGCCATGTCCCATCAGAATGACACTGCTACTGACATCCTTTGGAGGATGACTTCAACTCTAGAGGAAATAAACAATCCGGTAACTTCAAATTCCGCTTTTGGAACATATCTGCTTCAAAAAGGAGAGGAGAACATTGGCCAATTCCTATATCTAGAGGGGATAGAATACCACATGTGGAACACATACGATGTTCATTTCTACTCATCTTTCGCCTTATTAATTCTGTTTCCAAAACTTGAACTCAGCATCCAAAGAGACTTTGCAGCAGCCGTAATGATGCATGATCCCAAAAGGATGAGCCTCCTTCACAATGGGAAATGGGTCCCAAGAAAGGTTCTTGGTGCTGTTCCTCATGATATTGGATTGAATGATCCATGGTTTGAAGTTAATGCATATAGCCTTTATAATACagatcggtggaaagatttgaATCCAAAATTCGTTCTGCAAGTGTATAGGGATGTGGTTGCCACAGGGGATAAGAACTTTGCGCAAGCTGTTTGGCCCTCAGTTTATGTTGCAATTGCTTTTATGGAACAATTTGATAGAGATGGGGATGGGATGATTGAAAATGACGGGTTCCCAGATCAGACGTATGATACATGGTCTGTTTCCGGAGTGAGTGCGTATTGTGGTGGGCTCTGGGTAGCAGCCTTGCAAGCTGCCTCAGCTATGGCACATGAAGTTGGCGACAAGGGCGCTGAGGATTACTTTTGGTTTAAGTTTCAGAAGGCAAAAATAGTGTATCAGAAGTTGTGGAATGGTTCTTACTTCAACTATGATAGCAGTGGTGGAAGTTCGAGTTCGTCCATTCAAGCTGATCAGTTGGCCGGACAATG GTATGCTCGAGCATGTGGGCTGTCACCAATTGTTGATGAGGACAAAGCAAAGAGAGCACTTGAGAAGGTTTATAACTTCAATGTGTTAAAAGTGAAGGATGGGAGGCGAGGGGCAGTAAATGGGATGCTACCTAGTGGAGAAGTTGACATGTCATCTATGCAGTCAAGAGAAATATGGTCTGGAGTTACATATGCTGTTTCTGCATCTATGATTCATGAAGACATGGTTGAGTTGGGATTTCAAACTGCCGGAGGTGTTCATGAAGCTGCTTGGTCCGAAGAAGGACTGGG ATACTCTTTTCAAACTCCGGAGGGTTGGAACACGGATGACCAATATAGATCTCTCTGCTACATGCGGCCCCTGGCCATATGGGCAATGCAGTGGGCGTTATCACGTCCAAAGCATAATTTGAAACGAGAGACGAAGCCAGATATGAAAGATGATTCCTTTTCCAGGCAACATGCAGGATTCATGAGGCTTGCACGCCTTCTCAAGCTTCCAGAAGAGGAAGGTTCTAGAAGCCTTTTGCAGGTGGTTTTTGATTACACATCCAAGAAGATTGGGATATGA
- the LOC131306369 gene encoding probable disease resistance protein At5g63020 encodes MEGDEKGSLSAKNESCTGARQATLEPLKSNPELSKGKAPVSSHPSEKGISSYQVSPRLFRAQQDAASDMIQKAEVLLRKKDLLHLVLSYNNIDSTKYYGDLISLQKNYFSKMNPLVRELQALESKSFEELDRLMKEIEHNLQATEIILAKYDFDLVPRGYFTRSHERRRWFGLTQKTSAACEAPDGMLTLAINSAIRQVSAYVEAESFKKIGISGRGGKKVARAVMAIARMRQNCSVVLHISVSGHDRGKEVRQKIAEQIHVLQQSDHNFSLTLDQLLPYNFFLLVDCVDGQMDLHDLRLPDHGVIVLTTRSQEVYKIMDVDLEVRMEGHLLPWDLFCENAGRSLVDSSSALQQMAIQLVKECHCHLLAVVLLARALKDVTDISVWQLALQKLSSHSSTMEEGSTLVMKHVLELVWDQKDLTTKYCVQYCTSRWKQRKVSDSPVSEWISSYLVETVAEGSGIFEDLISSFLLEYASGRVFMRKETKVVLNEYFTSYLPSLSVRRGGFGLTKTPTIEKYTKEIELHDNELSELPENPKGPALRKLWLQNNYNLVEVPELFFEDMPLLVYLDLSHTSIKSLPPSISRLVSLQTFYLRGCELLNELPPHIGALRKLEVFDLEGTEIVYLPKEIGYLISLRQFKVSLCGQSDYYGKTKKTGIAIPAEVLSIFSQLEELSIDVSPDGEWWDDDINPSSEWWDADLKAILNALGSSNKLRILKLYLPSVEFLQQLTFESKKLAFPNSYNFRLIVGRYQQRIIYRLPNGVEKRFRIWEEEYKKCLQYINGEGMRSGITVALNYTSMLFLDRHWTVKVLSEFGHENLLYLECCFLVECNELQTIVDGNYKSQSGGYTGPIFPRLHHLSIHYMKNLESIWRGSKPNYSLFNLRSLTLHTCPNLTTIFTPDMLVNLFWLQELIVEDCPKIHSIVTQEDANVQSGHFLERLRKIALLDLPHLVTISGPLCLGEKVGSLFIYNCPMLESLYTTERFPEYCKIVGEKEWWDSLRWHNSEWSRMTQPAFEELRTDEDFMDQLAKDVYSPMDYDKPRSSWEIFSRS; translated from the exons ATGGAGGGTGATGAGAAAGGCAGTTTATCTGCAAAAAATGAGTCATGTACTGGAGCTCGTCAAGCAACATTAGAGCCTCTGAAGTCAAATCCAGAGCTGTCCAAAGGAAAGGCCCCCGTATCTTCTCATCCAAGTGAAAAGGGTATCTCATCTTACCAGGTATCACCAAGACTATTTCGTGCTCAACAAGATGCAGCATCAGACATGATACAAAAAGCTGAGGTTTTGCTAAGGAAGAAGGACTTGCTCCATCTTGTCTTATCATACAATAACATAGATTCTACTAAATATTATGGGGACCTTATTAGTCttcaaaaaaactatttctccaaaatgaaCCCACTTGTCAGAGAATTGCAGGCTTTGGAATCAAAATCCTTTGAGGAATTAGATAGGTTGATGAAAGAGATTGAACACAATCTTCAGGCAACTGAAATAATATTGGCCAAGTATGATTTTGATCTAGTACCTCGAGGATATTTTACACGTTCACATGAGAGGCGGAGGTGGTTTGGGCTAACTCAAAAAACCAGTGCTGCATGTGAAGCCCCAGACGGCATGTTGACTTTGGCCATCAATTCTGCTATTAGGCAGGTTTCGGCGTATGTTGAGGcggaaagttttaaaaaaatcggGATTTCAGGGAGGGGAGGGAAGAAAGTAGCCAGAGCAGTCATGGCTATAGCAAGGATGAGACAGAATTGCAGTGTTGTCCTCCACATCTCTGTCTCTGGACATGACCGCGGCAAAGAGGTAAGGCAAAAAATCGCGGAGCAGATTCATGTACTCCAACAAAGTGATCACAACTTCAGTTTAACACTAGATCAGTTACTACCTTACAACTTCTTCCTGCTTGTGGACTGCGTCGATGGACAGATGGATCTACATGACTTAAGACTCCCTGATCATGGAGTCATAGTACTTACAACTCGATCACAAGAAGTTTATAAGATCATGGATGTGGATCTGGAGGTCAGAATGGAGGGCCATCTGCTACCGTGGGACCTATTTTGTGAGAATGCGGGGCGATCACTTGTTGATTCTTCTTCAGCTCTCCAACAAATGGCCATCCAATTAGTAAAAGAGTGCCATTGCCACCTACTTGCCGTCGTTCTTCTTGCTAGAGCCTTGAAGGATGTGACTGATATCAGTGTTTGGCAACTTGCACTCCAGAAATTATCATCACACTCATCTACGATGGAAGAAGGATCAACCCTAGTCATGAAACATGTGTTGGAACTCGTCTGGGATCAGAAGGATCTAACAACAAAATATTGCGTTCAGTACTGCACGAGTAGATGGAAACAAAGAAAGGTTTCAGATTCACCAGTATCAGAATGGATCTCAAGTTACTTAGTCGAAACAGTAGCAGAAGGGAGTGGCATTTTTGAGGATCTTATCAGTTCCTTCTTGCTAGAGTATGCTAGCGGCCGTGTTTTTATGCGGAAAGAAACTAAAGTTGTGCTGAATGAGTATTTCACATCCTATCTGCCTAGTCTTTCCGTAAGGCGAGGGGGGTTTGGATTGACCAAGACACCAACCATTGAAAAGTATACCAAGGAGATTGAGTTGCATGACAATGAATTATCTGAGCTACCAGAGAACCCTAAGGGGCCGGCTCTCAGAAAACTATGGTTACAAAACAACTACAATCTGGTAGAAGTACCTGAACTGTTCTTTGAAGACATGCCTCTCCTAGTCTATTTAGATCTATCCCATACCAGCATTAAGTCATTGCCTCCTTCTATTTCCAGATTGGTTTCACTTCAGACGTTCTATTTGAGAGGTTGTGAACTTCTCAATGAGCTACCACCCCATATTGGAGCACTTCGAAAACTTGAGGTTTTTGATCTTGAAGGAACTGAAATTGTGTATTTGCCCAAGGAAATCGGTTATTTAATCAGTTTGAGACAATTTAAGGTATCTCTTTGTGGACAATCAGATTACTacggaaaaacaaagaagacaGGCATTGCAATCCCAGCAGAGGTGTTATCAATATTCTCTCAATTGGAAGAACTAAGCATTGATGTGAGTCCCGATGGTGAATGGTGGGATGATGACATAAATCCATCTAGTGAATGGTGGGATGCTGATTTGAAGGCAATACTAAATGCACTGGGTAGTTCAAACAAGCTGAGAATCCTCAAGTTATATCTTCCATCGGTTGAATTTTTGCAGCAACTTACATTTGAGAGCAAAAAACTCGCATTTCCAAATTCATATAATTTTAGATTAATTGTTGGTCGTTATCAACAGCGCATCATTTATCGTCTGCCAAATGGAGTTGAGAAGAGATTCAGAATATGGGAGGAGGAATATAAGAAATGCCTTCAATACATAAATGGTGAAGGCATGCGTAGTGGTATTACTGTGGCACTCAATTATACTTCTATGCTTTTCCTGGACCGGCATTGGACTGTCAAGGTCTTGTCTGAATTTGGGCATGAAAATTTGCTTTACCTTGAATGTTGCTTTCTTGTGGAATGTAATGAACTTCAAACCATAGTTGATGGAAACTATAAATCTCAGTCCGGTGGTTACACGGGACCTATATTTCCTCGGCTACACCACTTGAGTATTCACTACATGAAGAACTTAGAGAGCATTTGGCGAGGCTCAAAACCTAATTATTCGCTATTCAATCTAAGGTCCTTGACCTTGCACACTTGCCCCAATTTGACCACCATTTTCACGCCAGATATGCTTGTTAACCTCTTTTGGTTGCAAGAGCTTATAGTGGAAGACTGCCCCAAAATTCACAGTATAGTGACTCAAGAAGATGCCAACGTGCAATCTGGTCATTTTTTGGAACGCTTGAGGAAGATAGCACTCCTTGACCTACCTCATTTGGTTACCATTTCAGGCCCTCTATGCCTTGGTGAGAAAGTGGGCAGTCTTTTCATTTATAATTGCCCAATGCTCGAAAGTTTGTATACCACGGAAAGATTTCCTGAATACTGCAAGATCGTAGGAGAGAAAGAATGGTGGGACTCATTAAGGTGGCATAATTCTGAATGGAGCAGAATGACTCAGCCAGCTTTTGAGGAACTTAGAACAGATGAAGATTTCATGGATCAATTGGCAAAAGACGTATACTCACCGATGGACTATGATAAGCCAC GTTCTAGCTGGGAAATCTTTTCAAGATCTTAA